The following proteins are encoded in a genomic region of Ammospiza caudacuta isolate bAmmCau1 chromosome 13, bAmmCau1.pri, whole genome shotgun sequence:
- the CENPN gene encoding centromere protein N, producing MDETVAEYIRRTVLKIPKDEIKMMLQKWGFLSEAQLQTLNFHQIKDNISQEVVQLCEENSADIKQAAVLDIIYNHIYQNKRMWSVYQMKKSGEELEYFDITDFKKKFKRRLRSALKNVTITFKEYEDNAIWIRVAWGTPHKKPNQYKPSYVVYHSQTPYVFISSSVLKSTLPLLCQALIVASNYHDIREMELRSHSLNSLKDIVFKRYSQNFQTCTPKPLQGGNVEPENADRRIVEENRSEKERIHRLNQEVFGSGPLPKLEFAQYRLETMFKSDPKLDVLDKKEPFRCLVKFSSPHLLESLKSLAPAGMADAPLSPLLTCIPHKARNYFKIREKKGLYPESFVSP from the exons ATGGATGAAACTGTGGCTGAATACATCCGAAGAACTGTgctaaaaatcccaaaggatGAAATCAAGATGATGCTGCAGAAATGGGGCTTTCTCTctgaggcacagctgcagaCTCTAAATTTCCACCAGATAAAGGACAACATTTCCCAAGAAGTTGTTCAACTCTGTGAG GAAAATTCTGCAGACATCAAGCAAGCAGCAGTTCTAGACATAATTT ACAACCACATCTACCAAAACAAAAGAATGTGGAGTGTTTACCAGATGAAAAAGTCAG GAGAAGAATTGGAATATTTTGATATAACAGATTtcaaaaaaaagtttaaaagaagACTTCGGTCAGCCTTGAAAAAT GTCACCATCACCTTTAAGGAGTATGAGGACAATGCAATCTGGATTAGAGTTGCCTGGGGAACACcacataaaaaaccaaaccagtacaaacccaGCTATGTTGTGTACCACTCACAGACTCCCTATGTCTTCATTTCTTCCTCAGTGCTGAAGAGCACCTTGCCTCTGCTGTGTCAG GCCCTGATTGTTGCTTCCAATTACCATGACATCCGTGAAATGGAGCTTCGAAGTCATTCTTTAAACTCCCTTAAAGATATTGTGTTTAAAAGGTATAGCCAG AACTTCCAAACTTGCACTCCAAAACCTCTTCAAGGAGGGAATGTAGAACCAGAAAATG cagatAGAAGGATAGttgaagaaaacagaagtgagaaagaaagaatccACAGACTGAACCAGGAAGTTTTTGGTAGTGGTCCCCTACCAAAACTCGAATTTGCACAATACAGG CTTGAGACGATGTTTAAAAGTGATCCTAAATTGGATGTTTTGGATAAAAAAGAGCCATTCAGATGTTTGGTCAAGTTTTCTAGTCCCCATCTTTTAGAATCACTGAAATCCTTGGCACCAGCAG GTATGGCTGATGCACCACTCTCACCACTCCTGACATGCATACCACATAAAGctaggaattattttaaaattagagagaaaaaaggtTTATATCCAGAAAGTTTTGTAAGCCCTTAA
- the ATMIN gene encoding ATM interactor, with product MAAAAGRRGGGLGRPPAPVRDVPPAGELVRPSVTELSQVRTNILCTVPGCGKVLPNSPALNMHLSKAHPLQDGKLNAPVRKGLKTSQKFYCCPIEGCPRGPNRPFSQFSLVKQHFMKMHAEKKHKCDKCSNSYGTEWYLKRHIEVCGKTFQCTCGCPYASRTALLSHIYRTGHEIPAEHRDPPSKKRKMESSVHNQQLAEKANEAFSNTHSTAPGTQELESSEVKVAASLEGSCSSNFTNQMQPKCAPKMLLPKPKVALVKLPVMQVAHLPVYVSATDSSVKPAVVAVDNQGSVVSTVHLLPQSIGILIPALEAETLVFKDTMPVSKVTASGDREPVSTGVQVELDKVTSNNPGQELGNVCHKNKISSINIQTDLSYISQSFVPAAAWTPNSSVSSCSQTDLSFSSQVSLPISVQTQTLLPASKLTSSIAAQTDAFSQGCFPTCGISRETQTSRTQDCIDGRVQMDQAVMCSDIFDNVPSSYNVSTHIELPENNLMPANIDQTLLQRSSCKTLNQDTVKSESLISFNTQTNILPSQNTTDNQTQTMDLLSDLENIFSGNMSGQTLDNRGLLSETSSNADTHLPSAPSQSTGIDFDIEEFFSASNIQTQTEESELGTLNSEPVLESLDIETQTDFLFSDSATQSYNCRGNSNFLGLEMFDTQTQTDLNFFLDSTTHLPLGSILKQSSFSMSTDSSDTETQTEVYMATKNTPAQNIESKVQLSSAETQTMDSCFENLGSLFLTSNETQTAMDDFLLADLAWNTMESQFSSVETQTCEELCSLFQSSDKPSH from the exons atggcggcggcggccgggcggCGTGGCGGGGGTTTGGGGCGGCCCCCCGCGCCCGTGAGGGACGTGCCGCCCGCCGGGGAGCTGGTGCGGCCCTCggtgacagagctgtcccaAGTGCGGACCAACATCCTGTGCACCGTGCCCGGCTGCGGGAAGGTGCTGCCCAACAGCCCGGCCCTCAACATGCACCTCAGCAAGGCGCACCCGCTGCAG GATGGAAAACTTAATGCACCAGTAAGGAAGGGTttgaaaacttcacagaaattcTACTGCTGTCCTATTGAAGGCTGCCCTAGAGGACCAAACAGaccattttcccaattttctcttGTAAAACAG CACTTTATGAAAATGCATGCTGAAAAGAAGCACAAATGTGATAAATGTAGTAACTCCTATGGCACAGAATGGTACTTGAAACGGCACATAGAGGTCTGTGGCAAGACTTTCCAGTGTACTTGTGGGTGCCCTTATGCCAGCAGAACAGCATTACTGTCTCACATTTACAGAACTGGCCATGAAATCCCTGCAGAACACAG GGATCCTCCTagtaagaaaaggaaaatggagtCCTCAGTTCATAATCAGCAGTTGGCAGAGAAGGCAAACGAAGCATTCAGCAATACCCACAGTACTGCTCCTGGCACTCAGGAATTGGAGTCCTCTGAAGTGAAAGTAGCAGCCTCTCTTGAAGGCTCCTGCAGTTCTAACTTCACAAACCAAATGCAGCCAAAATGTGCACCAAAGATGCTTTTACCCAAGCCCAAGGTGGCTTTGGTTAAACTTCCAGTGATGCAGGTTGCTCACTTGCCTGTGTATGTATCTGCAACAGACTCTTCTGTCAAACCTGCTGTAGTGGCTGTTGATAATCAAGGTTCTGTTGTAAGTACTGTTCATTTATTGCCTCAGTCTATAGGAATCCTGATTCCAGCCCTGGAGGCAGAAACACTTGTATTTAAAGACACTATGCCTGTTTCAAAGGTGACAGCTTCTGGTGATCGGGAACCAGTAAGTACTGGTGTACAAGTTGAATTGGACAAGGTGACATCAAATAACCCAGGACAAGAACTGGGGAATGTTTGTCACAAGAACAAAATTTCTTCAATAAATATACAGACTGACTTATCTTACATCTCCCAGAGCTTTGtaccagctgcagcctggactCCCAATTCttctgtgtcctcttgttctcaGACAGATCTGTCATTCAGTTCCCAGGTCTCATTGCCCATCAGTGTGCAGACACAGACACTGCTGCCTGCTTCCAAGCTGACTTCATCCATAGCTGCTCAGACTGATGCTTTCAGCCAGGGCTGTTTTCCAACATGTGGCATTTCCAGAGAGACTCAAACCAGCAGGACACAGGACTGTATTGATGGAAGGGTACAGATGGACCAGGCTGTAATGTGCAGTGACATTTTTGACAATGTTCCTTCATCATACAATGTTTCTACTCACATTGAACTTCCAGAAAACAATTTAATGCCTGCAAATATAGATCAAACCTTGCTGCAAAGAAGTAGTTGCAAGACCCTGAATCAGGATACGGTTAAGTCTGAATCCCTTATCAGCTTCAATACACAGACTAATATACTTCCATCTCAAAATACAACAGATAATCAAACCCAGACAATGGACCTGCTAAGTGatctggaaaacattttttcaggaAACATGTCTGGCCAGACCCTGGATAATCGTGGCCTTTTGTCTGAGACGAGTTCTAATGCTGACACACATCTTCCATCTGCTCCATCACAGAGCACAGGGATAGACTTCGACATTGAAGAGTTCTTTTCAGCATCCAACATCCAAACTCAGACTGAAGAGAGTGAGCTTGGTACCCTGAACTCTGAGCCAGTTTTGGAGTCACTGGACATTGAAACTCAGACTGATTTCTTATTTTCAGATAGTGCCACTCAATCCTATAACTGCCGAGGCAATTCTAACTTCTTAGGTTTGGAGATGTTTGatacacagacacagacagacttGAATTTCTTTTTGGACAGTACTACCCATCTGCCTTTAGGAAGTATTCTGAAACAGTCCAGTTTCTCAATGAGCACTGACTCATCTGATACAGAAACCCAGACAGAAGTGTATATGGCTACTAAAAACACACCTGCTCAGAATATTGAAAGCAAAgtccagctcagcagtgctgagacCCAGACTATGGATAGCTGCTTTGAGAATCTGGGGAGTTTATTCCTTACCAGCAATGAAACACAGACAGCAATGGATGACTTCCTTCTGGCTGACTTAGCCTGGAATACAATGGAGTCCCAGTTCAGTTCAGTAGAAACACAGACCTGTGAAGAGCTGTGCTCCTTGTTCCAGAGCTCTGACAAGCCCAGCCACTGA
- the LOC131563662 gene encoding protein phosphatase 1 regulatory subunit 3E-like, with amino-acid sequence MDKAGSLHSSVPGPPPRLYLPRNFSCSACLYGSLAEQCRAGCSPDGDAAPTPVVREAAGEKPPPTRGREPTLPAVPPSPTQRRRAKSLPTPGDRSLRPALQQSPSRRKTVRFADSLGLELTSVHLFCEADLPRVPLPAPPTPRPADLLKTRKPPALGDLEPVLFGPPPPLLEPLFPPQPGASPGFAERVRQHKVRLEWVRAEPAGLRGAVRVLNLAYEKVVSVRYTLNGWASCAEAAATYQPPAPTDGISDRFAFLLPLGAATAAAETTLEFAVRYRVAGAEYWDNNEGKNYRLRGRQRVPPAPGPPQDPDSSAWIHFI; translated from the coding sequence ATGGATAAGGCGGGCTCGCTGCACAGCTCGGTGCCCGGGCCGCCGCCCCGGCTCTACCTGCCGCGCAACTTCAGCTGCAGCGCCTGCCTCTATGGCAGCCTGGCCGAGCAGTGCAGGGCGGGCTGCAGCCCCGACGGCGACGCCGCGCCCACGCCCGTGGTGCGGGAAGCGGCGGGCGAGAAGCCGCCGCCGACCCGCGGCCGGGAGCCCACGCTACCCGccgtgccccccagccccacgcaGCGCCGCCGCGCCAAGTCGCTGCCCACGCCCGGCGACCGCAGCCTGCGCCCCGCGCTGCAGCAGAGCCCGTCGCGCCGCAAGACCGTGCGGTTCGCCGACTCgctggggctggagctcacCTCCGTGCACCTCTTCTGCGAGGCCGACCTGCCGCGGGTGCCGCTGCCCGCGCCGCCGACGCCGCGCCCCGCCGACCTCCTCAAGACCAGGAAGCCGCCGGCGCTGGGCGACCTGGAGCCGGTGCTGTtcgggccgccgccgccgctgctggAGCCGCTGTTCCCGCCGCAGCCCGGCGCCAGCCCCGGCTTCGCGGAGCGGGTGCGGCAGCACAAGGTGAGGCTGGAGTGGGTGCGGGCAGAGCCGGCGGGGCTGCGCGGGGCCGTGCGCGTCCTCAACCTCGCTTACGAGAAGGTGGTGTCGGTGCGCTACACGCTCAATGGCTGGGCCAGCTGCGCCGAGGCTGCCGCCACGTACCAGCCGCCCGCGCCGACCGACGGCATCAGCGACCGCTTCgccttcctgctgcccctgggcgccgccaccgccgccgccgAGACCACGCTGGAGTTCGCCGTCCGCTACCGCGTCGCCGGCGCCGAGTACTGGGACAACAACGAGGGCAAGAACTACCGGCTGCGGGGCCGGCAGCGCGTCCCGCCCGCCCCAGGGCCCCCGCAGGACCCCGACAGCTCTGCCTGGATCCACTTCATCTGA